Proteins from a genomic interval of Actinoalloteichus hymeniacidonis:
- a CDS encoding DUF2127 domain-containing protein, whose amino-acid sequence MIRWPGFATGADTLTSGSRAFVVVLLIVHGVPKIILVVALLRRWLPAYPISVLVLGAFVVYQVVRAAHTGSVALIVLTVIDLVVIALIVREYRYLRARRAASRLRRRDRK is encoded by the coding sequence ATGATTCGCTGGCCCGGCTTCGCGACCGGGGCCGACACCTTGACCTCGGGCTCGCGGGCCTTCGTGGTCGTGCTGCTGATCGTGCACGGCGTTCCCAAGATCATCTTGGTGGTGGCCCTGCTGAGGAGGTGGCTGCCGGCGTACCCGATCTCGGTTTTGGTCCTGGGTGCCTTCGTGGTCTACCAGGTAGTTCGGGCCGCGCACACAGGTTCGGTGGCGTTGATCGTGCTCACCGTGATCGATCTCGTCGTCATCGCCCTGATCGTCCGCGAATACCGGTATCTGCGGGCCAGGCGAGCGGCGAGCCGATTGCGCCGGCGAGACCGGAAATAA
- a CDS encoding class I SAM-dependent DNA methyltransferase: protein MDDHQFADADLAALYDVLHPWDPRGDFGFYLPLVMAAESVLDVGCGTGALLHRARAEGHTGRLCGLDPAAGMLQQARTRTDIEWVQGELSSVDWADEFDLVVMSGHAFQVFATDDELRSSLAAISAALTEDGCFAFETRNPAARAWQRWTPEHVREVTDQQGAVVRSWHELEEPVTGDVVSFVTTYSSPLWPQPQRSRSTLRFLGAVELAKFLTDAGLRVVEQFGDWDRTPVTQDSLEIITLAKPS, encoded by the coding sequence ATGGACGACCATCAGTTCGCCGACGCCGATCTCGCCGCGCTATACGACGTGCTGCACCCCTGGGACCCACGGGGTGACTTCGGCTTCTACCTGCCGCTGGTGATGGCCGCCGAGTCGGTGCTGGACGTCGGTTGCGGCACGGGCGCGTTGCTGCACCGGGCTCGGGCGGAGGGCCACACCGGCCGGTTGTGCGGGCTCGATCCGGCCGCCGGGATGCTCCAACAGGCGCGAACCCGCACCGACATCGAGTGGGTGCAGGGCGAGCTGTCCTCGGTCGATTGGGCCGATGAGTTCGACCTGGTGGTGATGTCCGGCCATGCCTTCCAGGTGTTCGCGACCGACGACGAGCTGCGATCCTCGTTGGCCGCGATCTCCGCCGCGCTCACCGAGGACGGCTGTTTCGCCTTCGAGACCCGCAATCCGGCCGCCCGCGCCTGGCAGCGCTGGACGCCGGAGCATGTCCGAGAGGTCACCGATCAGCAGGGCGCCGTGGTGCGGAGCTGGCATGAGCTGGAGGAGCCGGTGACCGGCGACGTCGTCAGCTTCGTCACCACCTACAGCAGCCCGCTGTGGCCGCAACCGCAGCGCAGCCGCTCCACGCTGCGTTTTCTCGGTGCGGTCGAGCTGGCCAAATTCCTGACGGACGCCGGTTTGCGCGTGGTCGAGCAGTTCGGCGACTGGGATCGGACACCGGTGACCCAGGACAGCCTGGAGATCATCACGCTGGCCAAGCCCAGCTAG